GAGTTCTTATGCTGCAGCCTCTTTTTTACAGCTTTCACAACATCTTTTGCCTGCCTGCGTATTCAAACATACACCATCAGTAACCAGCAAACTTGTATTCCTCCACCTCCATTCTCTTTCAATTAATTACAGCTCCATTCTCTTTCAATTTATTacaacaacaacatcaacaaaaaaaaatacagaaaaaaTACAACTAACATTGAAATTTACCAACACCAAAAGTGGCTCTCTAGAAtttcattccaaaaaaaaattcaccagaAGCATGGAGACTCTCAGAAATGAAACAAACAGGCATGTCTCCATcagcataaaaaggtcaaattaTAATTTCTCTCCCCATCATATAAGATTATTCATCTTTTTGTATATTCTTGAGAGATCAAAATATATTTACACATCAAAAAGCAACAAAAGAAGCTCAGACAATCATAATTTTGAGGATAACACAACCATACATCATGCGGACAGATGAAAATCGAAAAAATATATGAAGGTGTTATAAATATCATTCAAGTAACCACATAATTCAACCATCAAAGGCAACCTCGTAAACAAACGCGCACACACAGAGTATGAAGGtttaaaagttttaaaaaattaccaACGATGAGAATTAACGGAATCGCAGATATCGATATTCATAGTCCAATCAGGCCCAATCAGAAGGTCGCTCGTCGCCTTCTCCACAGCCACCGTCGCCGACGACGAAGAAGCCAtctctctctttatctttctctctctcgcaCACAATTGAAAcctctttttatttgtttatttcgtTCAAAACAACCAaataaggtaaaaaaaatatttatctcTCTCTCCGAAAGCAAGAAAACAAGATAACaacaattatatttataatactAAATAATATGCGCTGCTCACAGTCTCCATCTCCCTCCTCGTCAAAGTCTCCTTTTCTCTTTCGATTTCCTGGAAACTACGCCGCTGTTAAACGGCCCCGTTTGGCTTCGTGGAAAATTCTTCCAGAAACCCTAGAAAATCACTGTAATTTTCTCGGTTCTTCCCTGCAGCTTCACTCCAAGAAAACCTAATTCTCTTGCTCacaaattattttctcagaCATAACAATTTCGCTCGCTTTATTTCTCTCTTTACATCCACCGAAATATGCGTCTGGTATTGCAGTGCTTCTATATTAACCCCTTCTCAGTACGCACGCGGCACGCTTTCCTGAAACCCTAATTCCACTCTCAACACAAACACGTGAACGCACGCGTGCGTAAAACCAAGCGCGTGCCCTTTTGTGCGTTGGTGATGCAATTGGAAAATGCCCTGCATGCCTTTTTATGATAAATACCTCCTTTGTTTTGATAAAGATAAATACCTTATATTTATTccctttgaaaataaaaaaaaaatgaccggGGAGAGCCAGTGCAGAATTTGGTGGCgaaaataattttgaacaattttatttTAGGAAAATTATAAGTGTGCATATTTATCATGATAAATCCAACTgactatttttttgtttaaaattaaattaaattaaacataaaaagaTCTAAAAATTATAACCTATTcgatataaattaaaaacattCGATTTTctatgataaaaaatttaatttatttctaataaaaaatattgttagaTTGATGATGGTAAATattacagattttttttttttttttgagtcccAATTACTAGTTCTACCCCAGTACCAAAAATTTTGGGAAAGAGAAAAGTCAGCAGGAACTACATCAGTACAatgaaaaaaaggacaaaaatattattatgaGCCCCAAATCCCAATCAAGGGGTGGGTTGgtgtcaatttttatttttgtctgtTTTGGTATTTAACCATATTCGTTTGGTTAGTTAGACGTATTGATGTCTCAAAACTCATGTTTGGCAACCTATAAAATATGCCTTGATTCATTTACTTTCTTTTGGGCAGGAAGGAAGTAGTTTTGAGTTCAATCATCCACTACGATCCATTTATGAatctctttgttcttttggcAATAAGTGGATTGGGTAGGAGTCttatgttggcttcttctccatGCAAGCATGAAATGTGTTTGGTCCATTAATTTGGAATCTAGTGTACTTGAATGCGGTATATGCCTTTGAATTGAGCCCCAGTGGTAATGTCAAACAATAACAACAGACTGATACAAAAAATACATCGACCATATGACTCTAATCGAACTAAGCCAAGTTTTAAACTTTTACTAAGCTCAACCTcagacaaatatatatacatatatatataactgtcaAGGTGGGGTGCAGAAATGGCCACCATGAATGATGAATGGATAGTGTGGCATTTCTTTTTTGACTTGTCAATACTTTATTTATGGTGTCCACTGAACAATTAGTTGATTTTTAATGGAACATCTCTCGTGGATGTCGTGATCGGATTGGATAATTCAAAGGAAAGGGGGACATGCATGAATCATGATAGCAAAAATTTATTAAACAAAGTAGTTTTAAAGGTTAATCCAGAAAATATTTCTAGGTCGGAATTAATTCGATTAAAATTAGATaagttttttaataatatttgatGGTGTTGATAAATGGAAAAAGATTGAAATTGGACCCAGCTTAACTTATCTGTAACTTTATTATAGCTTATAGATGACGGTGGTGCGAATGATAACGATAAGACCTATGTAGAAGATAATAATATTGATTCAATTCATCGGATGGAGATAGAAGAATGAGGTTGGATCGATATGGACAGGATGGCTTTGACTCGAGCTGGGCTGTCAATCATCAAGCACTAATCAGCCCGCTTGAAAGGAGGTTGTGGGCTGAAAAACCCGAGAGTGGCCCGTGAAGTCAGGTTCTGTGTTAGAGTCCATTTGCATTGACTAGATGGGTTCAGACAAGTCCATTTCGGTAGGTGATGTTAAGGGATGAAGCCCACCTCAACGAGACCCTTCAGGCTTTAGCACCCAATCATTAAGGAAAAGATAGACTGGGCCCAGCCCAAAACCATGGACTATTGCCTTGTGCGTACTATGTACGCTACTGTGCAAAATCACCTGAAACTGAAATTCTGGTCtacaatatataaattatttccATGATCCGGTTTTCTCCAAGATAACACGATACATGTGAAGAGACAAGGTAGCATAATTAAACATTACATGATAATTCTGGCACTACGCACAGCTGATACGGCGATTCTAGTGCTACACACGCATTTTGTGCTTTTATTGTAATTTGTAGACAATACTACAGTAGAGGGGATTGAGATCTAATCCTCACCGCTGCGATCCTCATTGATCTCTTGAAGGATCACCACAAGAGCCACAATGAAGGCGTAGTCCACATTGGGATACACAGTCACGGCGAAGCAGTCTTTGTCCAACAGAATGCTAGCGGCAGTGTGTTTCCTATgcatctacatatatatattgcgtTAATTAACAAATTAGAACCTAAATTGGCCTACATTTGGTGACATTTACGGCTGAATTTAAGAgaaattaaattgtttaattaattaattacctgtgCAACAATGGTGTTCGAATTTCCAAGGTATACAGTGCACGATCTCTCGAGCCAGCTTCCTTTGACCTTGAAATCAGGCACATCCTCTTTCGTATTATTGGCCAAGAACACGCTCAATTATGTCTTGAACTGGATCAACGATGATTTCCTGGCACTGAATAGCAAATCCTTATCGTCTGCGCTATCTCCTCTGAATACTTGCCATCTTCTATGGGCACTTAATATCTGCAATCATACTCCTTTGATTCGGTCAGATTCAGATAATCAGATTCAGTGGTAATTCAAGAGATCGAGGCATAATGTTACCTTCTGTTGGAGAGAGACGAGGGGGTTGCCTGAGGTGTCAAGCAAGATACGGCGATCGCGGAGGCTGAAAAACTTACCTTTGATGGAGAAGAGGACGGTGCCGTTAACGTCAGTGACGCCGAAGTTACCTTCAGTGAGCGACCATGTTTTACTCTTAACAACGAGATCGACAGGGTAGGTTGCAAGGAA
The window above is part of the Tripterygium wilfordii isolate XIE 37 chromosome 3, ASM1340144v1, whole genome shotgun sequence genome. Proteins encoded here:
- the LOC119991475 gene encoding LOW QUALITY PROTEIN: protein LURP-one-related 10 (The sequence of the model RefSeq protein was modified relative to this genomic sequence to represent the inferred CDS: substituted 1 base at 1 genomic stop codon) — protein: MIIRNPIQNTCLCVIALVEMTQPIPAMTTYPMPTNPVVVIGPQFLATYPVDLVVKSKTWSLTEGNFGVTDVNGTVLFSIKGKFFSLRDRRILLDTSGNPLVSLQQKILSAHRRWQVFRGDSADDKDLLFSARKSSLIQFKTXLSVFLANNTKEDVPDFKVKGSWLERSCTVYLGNSNTIVAQMHRKHTAASILLDKDCFAVTVYPNVDYAFIVALVVILQEINEDRSGED